GTCGACGATTCTGGACCCGGGGGCGGGCGATCTCCGCGATCGCGGTAACCGCGGCGATCACGGTCGGCATCACCGTGGGCGGCATCATCGGCAATTCCACGGCCGTGCCGGGCTTAGGCAGCGGGCCGGGACCGCAGCCCACCTCGGCCAGCGAGGACGCCCCCGAACCGCTCCCCGCCGAGCCGACGGCCGAACCGGTCGAGCACGCCAGGCAGCCCGGCACCATCTACCTGGCCGACGGCGGGACCGCCCGGCTGGTCCGTGCCGAGGTCGACGCGACCGGCACCCTCCCGGTTCCCGAGAGCCTCGACGAGGCCACCTGGTGGGGCGCCGGACTCGGCGCGGGCGGCGGCGCCGCGGTGATGGCGGGACATGTGAACTGGCAGGGCGCCCTGGGCCCCTTCGACCAGCTGCACCGGGCCGAGGTCGGCGAGCGGATCGAGATCGTCGACGTCGACGGCGGTGAATGGACCTATGAGACCCGCGAGGTCCTGACCCTGCACAAGGACGAACTGCCCGACCGGGCAGCCGAGCTGTTCGGCCAGGAGGGCAACCATCGGCTGGTCCTGGTGACCTGCGGGGGCCGCTACGTCGGTGGTCCCTCCGGATACGAGGACAACCGCATCGTGATCGCCACCCTCGTCGGCACCCCCACCGCAGCCTGATCGACGAGACGACGCCGCGCCGAGGTGCGCCGACCACTCCCACCTGCGAGGAAACTCGGGGCCGACCGGTGATCGAAGGCCGCTACGCTCGACTGCGACCCTTCTCGCCGCGCAGTTCATCAGGTCCTGGAGCGTGTCTGTGCCCGCCGATGCCGATCGGATCGACGCCATCGTCAAACTCTGCCGGGCCCGAGGCCTGGTCTACCCGAGCGGAGAGCTCTACGGGGGGATCAGGGCCGCCTGGGATTACGGTCCGCTGGGCGTGGAGTTGAAGGAGAACATCAAACGGCAATGGTGGAAGTCCGTCGTGCAGGGCCGCCACGACGTGACCGGCCTCGACTCGTCGATCCTGCTGCCCTCGGAGGTGTGGGACGCCTCGGGGCACACCGAGGAGTTCGTCGCGCTGCTCGTGCAGTGCCTGAGCTGTCACCAACGGTTCCCGGCCGCCGAACTCGCCGAGCAGTACCGCTCGCGCACCGGTGAGGAGCTCAACGCCAGGGCCTTGAGCGCGTTGGTCTGTCCGGAGTGCGGCAGCCGAGGGCGGTTCACCGAGCCCGGGCTGTTCAACGGGCTGTTGGAGACCAGGATCGGCCCGGACGAACCGGAGGACCGGCCGTACTACCTGCGGCCGGAGACAGCGCAGGGCGCCTTCGTCAACTTCGGCAATGTGCGGGCCAGCGAACGCCGCCGCCCGCCGTTCGGCATCGCCCAGATCGGCAAGGTGCTGCGCAACGAGGTGCTGCCCGGCGACTTCCTGTTTCGGACCAGGGAGTTCGAACTGATGGAGCTGGTGTACTTCGTCCCACCCGAGGAGACCGAACAGTGGCATCGCTACTGGTTGGAGACCCGCAACGGCTTCTATCGGGAACTGGGCATCGCGCAGGAGAACCTACGGCCCTATGAGCATGACCGCGACCAACTGGCCCACTACGCACGTCGGACGGTCGACATCGAGTACCGGTTCGGCTTCCCCGACCGCGAGTGGGACGAGCTGGAGGGCATCGTCGACCGGGGCGATTCCGGCCTCGCGGCGCACGCCGACCGCACCGGGATCGATCTGTCCTATCTGGACCGGGCCAGCGGCGCCCGCTACCGGCCGTTCGTGATCTCGACCTCGGTCGGGGTGGGCCGTTCGATGCTCGCCTTCCTCGTGGACGCCTACACCGAGGAGTCGACGCCGAACCCGATGGGCGGCAAGGACCGCCGGGTCGTGCTGCGGCTGGACCGTCGGTTGTCGCCGGTGAAGGTCGGAGTACTGCCCGTGTCGCGCAGCGCCGATCTCGCGCCGCAGGCGGTGGCTGTGACCGAGGAACTCCGGCAGAGTTGGAACGTGGAGCTCGATGACGCGGGTGCCATCGGCAGGCGCTATCGGCGACAGGACGAGATCGGCACGCCGTTCTGCGTGACGATCGATTTCGACGGCCTGCTCGATCAGACCGTCGCGGTACGTGATCGCGACACGCTGCTGCAGGAACGGGTGGCCTTGGACAAACTGGGCGACTACCTGACCTCCCGGCTGCGCGGCTGCTGAGAACGCGCGCGGCGATCTCGACTCAGTGCAGCCTGCGGACCGGAATCCGGTGCTCCACGACCCCGTTCGGGGTACCGGCGGCGCGTTCGACGCGGTAGGCGCCCGCGTTCGGCCGTTCCGTCACGGCTTCCACCAACTCCCGGCCCCGGAAGAGCAGACCGGCCCCGTCGTCGGTGCAGTAGGAGAGCGGCAGCTCACCGGCGGCCACCGCCGCCTGCACGGCGGGTCTGCGGGCGGGTTCGGAGTCGTAGTGCACGCCGTTGCCGTAGGGCAGCAGCGCCAGGCCATTGGTGACCACCCGCAGCGCGGGTCCGAAGGAATCGGTCGGCCCGCCGACGAACCAGCACAGCGAACCGGCCGAGATGCCCGCCAGCACCACGCCCGCCGCCCAGGCCCGACGGAACACCTCGGGCAGGCCGTGTACCCGCCACACGGCGAGCAGATTGGCCACCGAGCCGCCGTCGACCCACACGACGTCCTGGCCCAGCACCAGATCGTCGAGGTCGGTGGTGGCAGGCATCGGGAACAGATCCAGCTGGGTCAGATCGATACCCGCTCGCTGCCCGGCATCGGAGATCATCGCGCTGCGCCACCGCTGATCCCCGCCCGCCGTCCCCACCACGGCCAGCCGGGGGCGCCTACCCGTCACGCCCGCCTGCTCTATCGCGAAGTGCAACAGCGGTGCGAACTCGATATCGGTGCTCGCTCCGGGGCGCATTCCGCCCGAGGTGGCGAGGATGGTGGGCGCGTCGGCGGGCATTCTCCCAGCTTAGGTTCGCCGTCCTCGGTCGGGAAGATCTCACGTCGGCGGGCGCGACCGAGCCGAAGCCCTCTCGGCGTCTCGGCGGACCGCGACGCCAACGGGGACCACCGTCCGGCCGCGCGCCCGCTCTCTGCGACGATCAACCCATGACAGCCCCCGCCGATCAGCCTCGGTCTCCGCATTGGGGAAGGTGGGTGTGGCGCGCCGTTCTCGGAACGATATTGATCGGTGTGCTCGTGGTAGGCGGCACCCTGGTGCGCGTGTGGTACGTGGCCAGGCAGGACGACCGCAGCCAGGCCGACGTCGTCGTCGTGCTGGGTGCCGCGCAGTACAACGGCAAGCCGTCGGCGGTCCTGGAGGCCCGGCTGGAACACGCGGTGACGCTGTTCGAGTCCGGGGTGGCCGACCACATCATGACGGTTGGCGGCAGGCAGCTGGGCGACAATTACACCGAGGCCGAGGCCAGCGAACTGTGGCTGGTCGAGCACGGCATCCCCACCGACCGGGTGATCGCGGTCGGGGAGGGTGTGGACACCCTCGGCAGTTTCCGGGCCACCTCGCGTGCCATCTCCGAACAGGGCTGGTCCACCGCCGTGGTGGTCAGCGATCCGTGGCATTCGCTGCGCGCCAGGACGATGGCCAAGGACGCGGGGATCGACGCCTGGGTGTCGCCCACCCGCCGGGGGCCGATCGTGCAGACCAGGGAGACGCAGGCTCGCTACATCCTCCGGGAGACGGCCGCACTGCTGCACTACCGCCTCACCCATGCGCCCGTCGAGGGCGAGGACAACGGACTGCGCTGAGCGAGAGCGCGGCCCGAGGCACATCGGGTTCGACAGCGCGGGCGAGATGCCCGACGCCATCCTCGGCCCCTTAGGGTTGTCCGGTGTCGTCCGACTACCGCGACCACGATGCCGCTCGGCTGCTCCCCGAGTCGGCCAAGTTCGCCGAGCTCGACAGCGGTCGCAACGAGCCGCGCAGTCCCTTCGCCCGCGACCGGGCCAGGGTGCTGCATTCCGCCGCGCTACGCAGGCTCGCGGGCAAGACCCAGGTGGTGGGCCCGGATGAGGGCGACGTGCCGCGTACCCGGCTCACGCATTCCCTGGAGGTCGCCCAGATCGGCCGGGGCATCGGCATGGAACTGGGCTGCGATCCCGACATCGTGGACACCGCAGGGCTGGCACACGACATCGGTCACCCGCCCTTCGGACACAACGGTGAACGGGCCCTGGACGCCGCCGCGAAGGACTGCGGCGGTTTCGAGGGCAACGCCCAGACGCTGCGCATCCTGACCAGGCTCGAACCCAAGGCCTTGACCGGCGATGGCGACTCGCACGGCCTCAACCTGACCAGGGCCTGTCTGGACGCCGCGACGAAGTACCCCTGGCCCCGCACCTCGGGACTGCGCAAATTCGGTGTCTACGACGACGATCTGCCGGTCTTCGACTGGATGCGCGCGGAGGCCCCCGACCGGCATCGCTGTCTGGAAGCCCAGGTCATGGACTGGGCCGACGACGTCGCCTATTCGGTGCACGACGTGGAGGACGGTGTGCTATCCGGCCGGATCTCGCTGCGGATGCTGGCCGACCCGGCGGAACGGGATGCGGTGGCGCGGTTGGCCTCGGAGTACTTCTCCGACGACTCGGTGGCCGCCGTGGCCGCCGCCGCCGAGCGGCTGGTGCGACTCCCGGTGGTCGCCGATGTCTTGGACTACCGGGGCACCCTGTCCGATCAGGTAGCGCTCAAGCGGCTCACCAGTGAATTGGTCGGCCGGTTCGCCACCGCTGCGGTGGCGGGGACCCGAGGCAGGTTCGGCGACGGTCCGCTGCGGCGCTATCAGGCTGATCTGGTGGTGCCCGCCGAGGTCGCGGCCGAGGTGGCCCTGCTCAAAGCCGTCGCGCTGCGCTATGTGATGAGCGATCCCAAGCGGTTGGCCCTGCAGACCCTGCAACGGGAACTGCTCGCCGAGTTGATCGAGGTGCTCGCCGATCGGGCGCCCGTCGAACTGGATTCCGCTCTGCATCCCGCGTGGGAGCGTGCCGAGGACGATGCCGGACGAATGCGCGTGGTGCTGGACCAGACCGCGTCCCTCACCGACGGCCAGGCGGTCCGCTGGCATGCCAGGCTGACCGGCCGGACCACGCCGGGTATCGGCTGAACGGACCCGTTCTAGATCCACTGCGGACTGGCACACTGGGGTGCATGACGAGCGCAGGCGCCGTCTGCAGTCGTCGCCAGAGGTCTGCGACGGGGTTAACGCGCTGATACCAGTACTGCCCGCGTCGAGCAGCGAGGGATCCTCGCCGGATCGCTACGGCCGCTCGTGTTCGCCGACCATGCCGACGACAGACAGGGGTTGTTGATCACCGTGGACGACCGTGCACATCTCGCCTTCGCACTCAACCTGCATCGCGCGCTCTCCCCGTCCGACGGGGGCGACTTCTGTTGGTCACCGCTCTCGGTCGCCAGTGCACTGGGCTTGGCCGCCGCAGGCGCCCGAGGCACCACCCGCGACGAGGTGAGCCGGGTGCTCACCGACGGCTCTCCCGAGGATCTGCACCGGGTCTCGGCGGCGTTGATCGCGGCCGGGGAGCTCAGCACCTCGGGTGAGCGCGAGGATGCGCCGATCCTGTCGGTGGCCAACACGCTGTGGACCAGGGAGGACGTCGAGGTCACTCCGACCTTCCGCCGCGAACTGGCAGGCTGGCCGGGCGGGGCCGTGCAGGGCGCGCCGTTCGAGACGGACGTCGAGGGCGCCAGACGGCTGATCAACGAGGACGTCGCGCAGCTGACCAGGGGCCTCATCCCGGAGCTGCTGCCGAAGGGCACGGTCGGCGACGACACGATCGCCACCCTGGTCAACGCGCTGTATCTCAAGACGGCGTGGATCAACCGGTTCCCGGCGGAGGCCACCCGCCCGAGGCCCTTCCACGCGGTCGGCGGCGCCCGCGACGTGCCGACGATGCAGCTCACCGAACGACTGCCCTACACCGCTCGGGACGGTTGGCAGGTGGTGGGGCTGCCCGCCAAGGGCGGGGTCGAGGCCGTGGTGTTGTTGCCGGACGGGGATCTGGCCGAGGCCGAGGCGAGTCTGACCGCATCGAAGCTCGGCGTGCTGCTGGACGCCGTTCGTGCGACCCGGGTCGAGCTGTTCCTGCCGAAGCTGCGCGTCACCGGCCGTGCGGACCTGGGCGATTCGCTCGGCGGGCTGGGCGTGCGCACCATGTTCACCGACGCGGCCGACTTCCGTGGGGTGAGCGAATCACACCGGATCGCCGTCTCCTCGGTGCTGCACGAGTCGGTGTTGCAGATCGACGAGGACGGTCTGGAGGGCGCTGCGGCCACCGCCGTGGTGTTCCGGCTGGCTGCCGCGGTCCTCCCGCAGCGGCCGATCACCGTGCGGGTGGATCGGCCGTTCCTGCTGCTGGTCCGGCATCGCCGCAGCGGCGCGGTGTACTTCCTGTCCAGGGTCGCCGACCCGAGCTGATCTCGGTAGGCACCGGCGAGCGGGCCGCCCGACGATCGGGTGGCCCATGGCGGTCTCACCGCAGGATGCGGGCCAGCTTGTCGGGGTTGGCCAGGTCGTAGATCGCCTCGATCCGGCCGTCGCGGACGGCCAACCAGGCGACGCGCGGCTCGACCTCCGTGCTGCGTCTCCCGGTTCCTGCCCGCTCGGTGCGCCGCGCCGGGCCGACGGCGGCCGCCTGCTCGGCCCCGGTCGGCGGGGTTCCCACCAGCACTCCGACATCCCCGTTGACCAGGACGCCGACCGCGCCCGCCGTCATCGCCTCGCCGTAGAGGTCCAGCAGCCCGAAGAGGAATCGGATGACCTTGGGCGCCCCGAGGACCACCCGCAGCGTCGTCTTGGCCTTGCCGCCGCCGTCGCCGTGCATCGCGACCTCGGGATGCAGCACGCGGGTCAACGCCTCGGTGTCCCTGGCGGCCAGCGCGGCCAGGAACTCGGTGAGCAGCCGCTGCTGTTCGGCGGGTGCGACGCGTGGCGGCGGATCCGCTGCGACCATCACCCTGCGCGCCCGCGAGGCGTGCTGTCGGGCCGCCGCAGCCGAACACCCGAGGACCTCGGCGATCTCCGGGAACGGCACCGCGAAACCATCGTGCAGCACGAAGGCCACCCGTTGATCCGGGGACAGCCGCTGCAACACCAGCAGCGCCGCCGTGCGCATGCCGTCGGCCTGGACCACCTGGTCCAACGGGTCCGGGGCAGGTGTCGATCCGATCGGGCGGGCGACGAGTGGTTCCGGCAGCCACGGGCCGACGTAGCGTTCCCGGCGGGCGACCGCCGAGCGCATCCGATCCAGGCAGATCCGCCCGACCACCGTCGTCAACCAGGCCCGATGGTCGTCGATGGCCGCGCGGGCGGGCCCGTCCAGCGAGATCAGCCGCAGCCAGCTCTCCTGGACCGCGTCCTCGGCGTCGGTACGCGTGCCATGCAGGCGGTAGGCCACCGAGGTCAGGTGCGCGCGGTGCTGCTCGAAGATCAGCGCCAGCTCGTCGTCGACTCGGCTCACACCGCGCATTGTGTCCCCCCGACGACCATGATCGGTGCGGGTCCGGCGATTCGGCCCACCCGGTGGCGGGGTCATCGCCCTACCCTCGGCGACGGGACGCCCGTCTCCCATAGACTCGCCGACCGTGGCAGGACGCATCCGGGAAAGCGACATCGCCGAGGTACGGGACCGCAGCCGGATCGACGATGTGATCGGCGAGTATCTCGAACTTCGTCGAGCGGGCGCCGGAGCCTTGAAGGGCCTGTGCCCCTTCCACGATGAGAAGAGCCCGTCGTTCAACGTCCGGCCCGCGCACGGCACCTTCCACTGCTTCGGCTGCGGCGAGGGCGGCGACGTGATCGCGTTCCTGATGAAGCGGGAACACCTGAGCTTCGTGGAGGCGGTGGAGCGCCTCGCCGACCGGGTCGGCTTCCGACTGACCTATGTCGGCGGCAGCACCACCGTGCAACGGGACCGGGGTTCGCGGCTGCGGCTGGTCGAGGCGCACAAGGCGGCGGCGGAGTTCTACGCCGAGGCCCTGCGCAGCGCCGAGGCGAGCGAGGCCAGGGAATTCCTGAAGAGCCGGGGCTTCGACGAGGCTGCGGCGGAGCGCTTCGGCTGCGGCTTCGCGCCATCGGGCTGGGATCGGCTGACCAAACACCTGCTCGGCCGGGGGTTCGAGGCCGCCGAGCTGTACAAGGCGGGATTGGCCAAGGAGGGCAGGCTGGGACCGATCGACCGGTTCCACCGCAGGCTGCTGTGGCCGATCAAGGACCTCAGTGGCGACGTCGTGGGGTTCGGCGCGCGCCGCATCTTCGACGAGGACCCCATCCAGGCCAAGTACGTCAACACCGCCGAGAGCCCGATCTACCGCAAGTCCCAGGTGTTGTTCGGACTCGACGTGGCCAAGCGGGAGATCGCCCGACGGCATCAGGTCGTGGTGGTCGAGGGCTACACCGACGTGATGGCGATGCACCTGGCGGGCGTGCCGACCGCCGTCGCGTCCTGTGGAACGGCCTTCGGCGACGAACACATCAAGGTGCTGTCCCGACTGTTGATGGACGCGTCGTTCAACCAGGCCTCGCTCGGCGCCGAGGTGATCTTCACCTTCGACGGCGACGCCGCCGGTCAGAGTGCGGCCCGCAAGGCCTTCGACGGCGACCAGAACTGGTCGGGCAACACCTTCATCGCGGTGGCCCCCGACGGGATGGACCCCTGCGAGCTGCGGCAGGAGAAGGGCGATCCGGCGGTTCGCGACCTGGTGGCGCGACGTCGACCGCTGTACGAGTTCGCCATCCGAGGCGTGGTCAAGAGCCACAACCTGGACACCGCCGAGGGGCAGCTCGCCGCCGTGCGGGCCTCGACCCCCCTGGTCGCGCAGATTCGCGATATCGCGCTGCGCGACGAGTACGCCCGTCGGCTGTCGGGTTGGGTCGGTTGGGACGACACACCCTCGATCGTTCGCGAGGTCCGGGAGCTGGCGGCGGGCGGCGGGCGCGTCGAACCGGTCCGATCCGCCCGGCGCGCCGAGCCGACGACGCCCGCCAAGGTGGAGGACGGCGGCCCACCGAGGCCCGCGCCGGACGATCCTCGACTCTGGGTGCAGCGGGAGGCGTTGAAGGCCGCGTTGCAGTGGCCTGCGTTGGCCGGCCCGTCCTACGACACGATCTCCGAACAGGCCTTCACCGATCCGGCGTATCTGGCCGTGCATCGTGCGTTGATCGCGGCGGGCGGCGCCGCCAGCGGTCTGTCGGGATCCGCCCTGGTCGCGGCGATGAGCGAGCACACCCGACATGCCTCGGTGCGCTCCCTGCTCACCGAGCTGTCGGTGGAATCGCTGCGGTCGCGGGTGGACGAGGACGCGATGTACGTGGCGAACCTGCTGGCCCGACTTCGGGAGGCGGTCGTCGGCAGGCAGATCGGCGAACTGAAGTCCCGGTTGCAACGGATGTCCGCCACGGAGGAGCCTGAGGAGTATCACGCCCTGTTTGGAGACCTGGTCGGGTTGGAGCAGTACCGCAAGGCGCTCCAAGACCAGGCGGTGGGAGGACTGTCGTGAGTGATTTCATCCGTCGGTTGCGGCAGTGGGTAGTCGGCTCGCCCCGGCTACCGGAGAGCTTCACCGGAACCCTGGAAACCGATGAGCGGGTGCTCGCCGTGGCCACCACCCGAAACGGCGGCGCGGTGGTGGCCACCCGATTCGGTCTCTGGCTGCCCGAGGTGTCGGGCTCCCGCCGGGTGGGCTGGCACCTGATCTCGAAGGCGTCCTGGAAGGACAACGGTCTGACGGTGGTTGAGGCGGAATCGGCCGGTTCGGCCGGGGAGGCCGAGCTGCTGACGGATCTGCCGCCTCGGCGGTACCTCCTCTCGCAGCCGGGCCGGGTGCCGGAGGCCGTCCACAAACGGGTCAACAGTTCCATCAGCTCTCGGCACCACCGCGAACTTCCCGGCGGCGGTGCCTGGTTCGTGCAGCGGCGGGTCCCCGGCCGGGACGGCATCCTGCTCCAGGTGCGGCTGGACCCGGGCACCGACCGGGCCGTCGCGATCGACATCGCGACCGAGGTGGCCGCCAAACTCGCCCAGGCCAAGCCCCCGGCCGAATAACAGTCTCGGCCCGTCGTGTCCTCGAGGAGTTCGAGGGCAGGCACTCCCCGGTGCCCGAAGCACGGGATCGTCGGAGCGTTCACCGATACCGGTGCGGCGCGAACTCGCGTGCCCGGTGACCGAGCGCGGTGCCCGGGTGCGAGGAATCGGCCGTGCGCGCCCATCACGTGCCCACGGTCTGCTGTTCTTCCCGGACGCCGGATCGGACGAACCCGGCTCGTCGATCTCCCGGAGCAAATAAAGTACGTGCGTACGGTTTTCACTAGGAGGCGTGATGTCCAC
This Actinoalloteichus hymeniacidonis DNA region includes the following protein-coding sequences:
- a CDS encoding class F sortase; translation: MGPTRSEGDSHDGAKDPTVRRRFWTRGRAISAIAVTAAITVGITVGGIIGNSTAVPGLGSGPGPQPTSASEDAPEPLPAEPTAEPVEHARQPGTIYLADGGTARLVRAEVDATGTLPVPESLDEATWWGAGLGAGGGAAVMAGHVNWQGALGPFDQLHRAEVGERIEIVDVDGGEWTYETREVLTLHKDELPDRAAELFGQEGNHRLVLVTCGGRYVGGPSGYEDNRIVIATLVGTPTAA
- a CDS encoding glycine--tRNA ligase produces the protein MPADADRIDAIVKLCRARGLVYPSGELYGGIRAAWDYGPLGVELKENIKRQWWKSVVQGRHDVTGLDSSILLPSEVWDASGHTEEFVALLVQCLSCHQRFPAAELAEQYRSRTGEELNARALSALVCPECGSRGRFTEPGLFNGLLETRIGPDEPEDRPYYLRPETAQGAFVNFGNVRASERRRPPFGIAQIGKVLRNEVLPGDFLFRTREFELMELVYFVPPEETEQWHRYWLETRNGFYRELGIAQENLRPYEHDRDQLAHYARRTVDIEYRFGFPDREWDELEGIVDRGDSGLAAHADRTGIDLSYLDRASGARYRPFVISTSVGVGRSMLAFLVDAYTEESTPNPMGGKDRRVVLRLDRRLSPVKVGVLPVSRSADLAPQAVAVTEELRQSWNVELDDAGAIGRRYRRQDEIGTPFCVTIDFDGLLDQTVAVRDRDTLLQERVALDKLGDYLTSRLRGC
- a CDS encoding Type 1 glutamine amidotransferase-like domain-containing protein is translated as MPADAPTILATSGGMRPGASTDIEFAPLLHFAIEQAGVTGRRPRLAVVGTAGGDQRWRSAMISDAGQRAGIDLTQLDLFPMPATTDLDDLVLGQDVVWVDGGSVANLLAVWRVHGLPEVFRRAWAAGVVLAGISAGSLCWFVGGPTDSFGPALRVVTNGLALLPYGNGVHYDSEPARRPAVQAAVAAGELPLSYCTDDGAGLLFRGRELVEAVTERPNAGAYRVERAAGTPNGVVEHRIPVRRLH
- a CDS encoding YdcF family protein, whose amino-acid sequence is MTAPADQPRSPHWGRWVWRAVLGTILIGVLVVGGTLVRVWYVARQDDRSQADVVVVLGAAQYNGKPSAVLEARLEHAVTLFESGVADHIMTVGGRQLGDNYTEAEASELWLVEHGIPTDRVIAVGEGVDTLGSFRATSRAISEQGWSTAVVVSDPWHSLRARTMAKDAGIDAWVSPTRRGPIVQTRETQARYILRETAALLHYRLTHAPVEGEDNGLR
- a CDS encoding deoxyguanosinetriphosphate triphosphohydrolase, whose translation is MSSDYRDHDAARLLPESAKFAELDSGRNEPRSPFARDRARVLHSAALRRLAGKTQVVGPDEGDVPRTRLTHSLEVAQIGRGIGMELGCDPDIVDTAGLAHDIGHPPFGHNGERALDAAAKDCGGFEGNAQTLRILTRLEPKALTGDGDSHGLNLTRACLDAATKYPWPRTSGLRKFGVYDDDLPVFDWMRAEAPDRHRCLEAQVMDWADDVAYSVHDVEDGVLSGRISLRMLADPAERDAVARLASEYFSDDSVAAVAAAAERLVRLPVVADVLDYRGTLSDQVALKRLTSELVGRFATAAVAGTRGRFGDGPLRRYQADLVVPAEVAAEVALLKAVALRYVMSDPKRLALQTLQRELLAELIEVLADRAPVELDSALHPAWERAEDDAGRMRVVLDQTASLTDGQAVRWHARLTGRTTPGIG
- a CDS encoding serpin family protein — encoded protein: MFADHADDRQGLLITVDDRAHLAFALNLHRALSPSDGGDFCWSPLSVASALGLAAAGARGTTRDEVSRVLTDGSPEDLHRVSAALIAAGELSTSGEREDAPILSVANTLWTREDVEVTPTFRRELAGWPGGAVQGAPFETDVEGARRLINEDVAQLTRGLIPELLPKGTVGDDTIATLVNALYLKTAWINRFPAEATRPRPFHAVGGARDVPTMQLTERLPYTARDGWQVVGLPAKGGVEAVVLLPDGDLAEAEASLTASKLGVLLDAVRATRVELFLPKLRVTGRADLGDSLGGLGVRTMFTDAADFRGVSESHRIAVSSVLHESVLQIDEDGLEGAAATAVVFRLAAAVLPQRPITVRVDRPFLLLVRHRRSGAVYFLSRVADPS
- the sigJ gene encoding RNA polymerase sigma factor SigJ; amino-acid sequence: MRGVSRVDDELALIFEQHRAHLTSVAYRLHGTRTDAEDAVQESWLRLISLDGPARAAIDDHRAWLTTVVGRICLDRMRSAVARRERYVGPWLPEPLVARPIGSTPAPDPLDQVVQADGMRTAALLVLQRLSPDQRVAFVLHDGFAVPFPEIAEVLGCSAAAARQHASRARRVMVAADPPPRVAPAEQQRLLTEFLAALAARDTEALTRVLHPEVAMHGDGGGKAKTTLRVVLGAPKVIRFLFGLLDLYGEAMTAGAVGVLVNGDVGVLVGTPPTGAEQAAAVGPARRTERAGTGRRSTEVEPRVAWLAVRDGRIEAIYDLANPDKLARILR
- the dnaG gene encoding DNA primase, whose product is MAGRIRESDIAEVRDRSRIDDVIGEYLELRRAGAGALKGLCPFHDEKSPSFNVRPAHGTFHCFGCGEGGDVIAFLMKREHLSFVEAVERLADRVGFRLTYVGGSTTVQRDRGSRLRLVEAHKAAAEFYAEALRSAEASEAREFLKSRGFDEAAAERFGCGFAPSGWDRLTKHLLGRGFEAAELYKAGLAKEGRLGPIDRFHRRLLWPIKDLSGDVVGFGARRIFDEDPIQAKYVNTAESPIYRKSQVLFGLDVAKREIARRHQVVVVEGYTDVMAMHLAGVPTAVASCGTAFGDEHIKVLSRLLMDASFNQASLGAEVIFTFDGDAAGQSAARKAFDGDQNWSGNTFIAVAPDGMDPCELRQEKGDPAVRDLVARRRPLYEFAIRGVVKSHNLDTAEGQLAAVRASTPLVAQIRDIALRDEYARRLSGWVGWDDTPSIVREVRELAAGGGRVEPVRSARRAEPTTPAKVEDGGPPRPAPDDPRLWVQREALKAALQWPALAGPSYDTISEQAFTDPAYLAVHRALIAAGGAASGLSGSALVAAMSEHTRHASVRSLLTELSVESLRSRVDEDAMYVANLLARLREAVVGRQIGELKSRLQRMSATEEPEEYHALFGDLVGLEQYRKALQDQAVGGLS